A single window of Osmia bicornis bicornis chromosome 14, iOsmBic2.1, whole genome shotgun sequence DNA harbors:
- the LOC114872738 gene encoding uncharacterized protein LOC114872738, producing MAGEVLPWLNIDYTKRIMRLAEKDNTLQVTNIFTKAATDKGDNYCSDMIRVTVEFTRNKGDKMVTEKKSMILKLEPLEEGARRDLIRKVEVFDTEISALTDAVKKMNQMLEPEERLCANVYHVRMEPPLCLILEDLSVLGFRMADRQLGLDMDHALMALRGMARFHAASVALCEKEPKYKEQYRRGMYNIDYPEVMHAFISGCVTSMADEVENWPEFGKPYSDKLRAFALNSYRTGAEATARKDNEFNVINHGDCWVNNMLFRYDDNGNPIQQIFVDFQVCLYSSPAVDLHYFMATSLNEEVYEHRRGLLLEEYLKTLTSVMKKLGCKTSPPTMDELQRTLKERQVYELLSSTLTLPMILLDKDNVGDFNELFQSQFKDNPGMKSKAFRKVMSKRLPRYMEMGLLEMAGEVLPWLNIDYTKRIMRLAEKDNTLQVTNIFTKAATAKGDNYSSDMMRVTVEFTRNKGDKLVTENKSMILKLEPLEEGARRDLISKIGVFDTEISALTDAVKKMNHMLGPEERLCAKVYHVRMEPPLCLILEDLSVLGFRMADRQLGLDMDHALMTIRGIARFHAASVALCEKEPKYKEQYRKGMISMEYPEEMHTYIPGTMAGMADEVEKWPECGKACADKLRAFAPNSYRKGGEATARKDNEFNVINHGDCWVNNMLFRYDDNGKPIQHIFVDFQLCLYSSPAVDLHYFMATSLSEEVYKHKRGLLLEEYLKALTSVMKKLGCKTSPPTMDELQRILKERETYELIASVLVLPIILLDKDNAVDINELLQSDFKENRGLKSKAFRKVMSKRLPRYMEMGLFDQ from the exons ATGGCCGGGGAAGTACTACCATGGCTGAACATCGATTACACCAAGAGGATAATGCGACTAGCAGAGAAAGACAATACCTTGCAGGTGACAAATATATTTACCAAAGCGGCCACGGACAAGGGCGACAACTATTGCAGCGACATGATCAGGGTGACGGTGGAGTTCACCCGCAATAAAGGGGACAAAATGGTGACCGAGAAGAAGTCGATGATTCTAAAACTTGAACCACTTGAAGAAGGTGCCCGACGAGATCTG ATCAGGAAAGTTGAAGTCTTCGACACGGAGATCTCAGCCCTAACCGACGCcgtgaagaaaatgaatcaaaTGTTGGAACCTGAGGAACGTCTCTGCGCGAATGTTTATCACGTACGAATGGAACCACCGTTGTGTTTGATCTTGGAGGATCTTTCTGTTCTTGGTTTTCGTATGGCCGATCGTCAACTTGGTCTCGACATGGATCACGCGTTAATGGCTCTTAGAGGAATGGCTAGGTTTCACGCTGCGTCGGTCGCTTTGTGCGAAAAG GAACCAAAATACAAGGAGCAGTACAGAAGAGGAATGTACAATATAGACTATCCAGAGGTGATGCACGCTTTCATATCCGGCTGTGTGACATCGATGGCGGATGAAGTGGAGAATTGGCCCGAATTTGGAAAACC CTATTCGGATAAACTCAGGGCATTTGCACTTAATTCATATCGAACAGGCGCTGAAGCTACAGCACGTAAAGACAACGAGTTCAACGTGATCAATCATGGGGATTGTTGGGTGAACAACATGTTGTTCCGGTATGATGACAATGGAAATCCCATTCAGCAGATTTTC GTAGACTTTCAGGTATGTTTATACAGTTCACCTGCGGTTGATCTACATTACTTTATGGCTACCAGCTTAAACGAAGAAGTCTATGAACATAGGAGAGGCTTGTTGCTCGAGGAGTACTTGAAAACGTTGACAAGTGTCATGAAGAAACTTGGTTGTAAAACATCACCGCCCACCATGGACGAATTGCAGAGAACTCTGAAAGAACGACAGGTGTACGAATTGTTATCTTCAACCCTTACCTTGCCGATGATACTGTTAGACAAGGATAACGTAGGGGATTTCAATGAACTATTCCAATCGCAATTCAAAGATAACCCTGGTATGAAGTCAAAAGCCTTTCGAAAGGTGATGAGCAAAAGGTTGCCAAGATACATGGAAATGGGATTACTCG AAATGGCTGGAGAAGTACTACCATGGCTAAACATCGACTACACCAAGAGGATAATGCGACTAGCAGAGAAAGACAATACCTTGCAGGTGACCAATATATTTACCAAAGCGGCCACGGCCAAGGGCGACAATTATTCCAGCGACATGATGAGGGTGACGGTGGAGTTCACCCGTAATAAAGGGGACAAACTGGTGACCGAGAATAAGTCGATGATACTcaaacttgaaccactcgaaGAAGGTGCTCGACGAGATCTG ATCAGTAAAATTGGAGTCTTCGACACGGAGATCTCTGCCCTAACCGATGCcgtgaagaaaatgaatcacATGTTGGGACCTGAGGAACGTCTCTGCGCGAAAGTTTATCACGTACGAATGGAACCACCGTTGTGTTTGATCCTGGAGGATCTTTCTGTTCTTGGTTTTCGTATGGCCGATCGTCAACTTGGTCTCGACATGGATCACGCGTTAATGACTATTAGAGGAATAGCTAGATTTCATGCTGCGTCGGTCGCTTTGTGCGAAAAG GAACCGAAATACAAAGAGCAGTATAGAAAAGGAATGATCAGTATGGAGTATCCAGAGGAGATGCACACTTACATACCCGGCACTATGGCAGGGATGGCGGATGAAGTGGAGAAGTGGCCAGAATGTGGAAAAGC CTGTGCGGATAAACTTAGGGCGTTTGCACCTAATTCATATCGAAAAGGCGGCGAAGCTACAGCACGTAAGGACAACGAGTTCAACGTGATTAATCATGGGGATTGTTGGGTGAACAACATGTTGTTCCGGTATGATGACAATGGAAAACCCATTCAGCATATTTTC GTAGACTTTCAGCTATGTTTATACAGTTCACCTGCGGTTGATCTACATTACTTTATGGCTACCAGCTTAAGCGAAGAAGTTTATAAACATAAGAGAGGCTTGTTGCTCGAGGAGTACTTGAAAGCGTTGACAAGTGTCATGAAGAAACTTGGTTGTAAAACATCACCGCCTACCATGGACGAATTGCAGAGGATTCTGAAAGAACGAGAGACGTACGAATTGATAGCTTCGGTCCTTGTCTTGCCAATAATACTGTTAGACAAGGATAACGCAGTGGATATCAATGAACTATTGCAATCGGATTTCAAAGAAAACCGTGGTCTCAAGTCAAAAGCCTTCCGgaaggtcatgagcaaaagATTGCCAAGATACATGGAAATGGGATTATTCGACCAATGA
- the LOC123988486 gene encoding uncharacterized protein LOC123988486 isoform X1, translating to MKQLDFRLQMAGVVLPWLNIDYANRIMRQAEEDNTLQVTNIFTKAATDKGDNYSSDLMRVTVDFTRNKGDKLVTEKKSMILKLEPLEEGPRREMVRKIEVFDTEISALTDAVKKMNHMLGPEERLCPKVYHVRKEPPVGLIMEDLSVLGFRMVNRQLGLDIDHALMALRGIARFHAASVALCDKEPKYKEQYRKGLFSRECPMEMQMFIGAIFTAMADEVEKWPEFGKPYADKLRAFAPNLYRKGGEVTARKDNEFNVINHGDCWVNNMLFRYDDNGKPIQHIFVDFQQCLNSSPALDLHYFMATSLSEEVYEHKRGLLLDEYLKTLTSVMKRLGCKTSPPTMDELQRTLKERQMFELIASALVLPITLLEKDKVMDVNELLQADCKDNPGHKSDAFRNVMSKRLPRYMEMGLLDP from the exons ATGAAGCAGCTGGACTTCAGGCTGC AAATGGCGGGAGTAGTACTACCATGGCTGAACATCGACTACGCCAACAGGATAATGCGACAAGCAGAGGAGGACAATACCTTGCAGGTGACCAATATATTTACCAAAGCGGCCACGGACAAGGGCGACAATTATTCCAGCGACCTGATGAGGGTGACGGTCGACTTCACCCGTAATAAAGGGGACAAACTGGTGACCGAGAAGAAGTCGATGATCCTcaaacttgaaccactcgaaGAAGGTCCCCGACGAGAAATG GTCAGGAAAATTGAAGTCTTCGACACGGAGATCTCTGCCCTAACCGACGCcgtgaaaaaaatgaatcacATGTTGGGACCTGAGGAACGTCTCTGCCCGAAAGTTTATCACGTACGAAAGGAACCACCGGTGGGTTTGATCATGGAGGATCTTTCTGTTCTTGGTTTTCGTATGGTCAATCGTCAACTTGGTCTCGACATCGATCACGCGTTAATGGCTCTTAGAGGAATAGCTAGGTTTCATGCTGCGTCGGTCGCTTTGTGCGATAAG GAACCGAAATACAAAGAGCAGTATAGAAAAGGATTGTTCAGTAGGGAGTGTCCAATGGAGATGCAAATGTTCATAGGTGCCATTTTCACAGCGATGGCGGATGAAGTGGAAAAATGGCCAGAATTTGGAAAACC CTATGCGGATAAACTTAGGGCGTTTGCACCTAATTTATATCGAAAAGGCGGCGAAGTTACAGCGCGTAAGGACAACGAGTTCAACGTGATCAATCATGGGGATTGTTGGGTGAACAATATGTTGTTCCGGTATGATGACAATGGAAAACCCATTCAGCATATTTTC GTAGACTTTCAGCAATGTTTAAACAGTTCACCTGCGCTTGATCTGCATTACTTTATGGCTACCAGCTTAAGCGAAGAAGTCTATGAACATAAAAGAGGCTTGTTGCTCGATGAGTACTTGAAAACGTTGACAAGTGTCATGAAGAGACTTGGTTGTAAGACATCACCGCCCACCATGGACGAATTGCAGAGAACTCTGAAAGAACGACAGATGTTCGAATTGATAGCTTCGGCCCTTGTCTTGCCAATAACACTGTTAGAGAAGGATAAAGTAATGGATGTCAATGAGCTACTGCAAGCGGATTGCAAAGATAACCCTGGTCACAAGTCAGATGCCTTCCGGAATGTGATGAGCAAAAGATTGCCAAGATACATGGAAATGGGCTTATTGGACCCGTGA
- the LOC123988486 gene encoding uncharacterized protein LOC123988486 isoform X2, translated as MGNKFLSEKMAGVVLPWLNIDYANRIMRQAEEDNTLQVTNIFTKAATDKGDNYSSDLMRVTVDFTRNKGDKLVTEKKSMILKLEPLEEGPRREMVRKIEVFDTEISALTDAVKKMNHMLGPEERLCPKVYHVRKEPPVGLIMEDLSVLGFRMVNRQLGLDIDHALMALRGIARFHAASVALCDKEPKYKEQYRKGLFSRECPMEMQMFIGAIFTAMADEVEKWPEFGKPYADKLRAFAPNLYRKGGEVTARKDNEFNVINHGDCWVNNMLFRYDDNGKPIQHIFVDFQQCLNSSPALDLHYFMATSLSEEVYEHKRGLLLDEYLKTLTSVMKRLGCKTSPPTMDELQRTLKERQMFELIASALVLPITLLEKDKVMDVNELLQADCKDNPGHKSDAFRNVMSKRLPRYMEMGLLDP; from the exons ATgggtaacaaatttttatctgaaa AAATGGCGGGAGTAGTACTACCATGGCTGAACATCGACTACGCCAACAGGATAATGCGACAAGCAGAGGAGGACAATACCTTGCAGGTGACCAATATATTTACCAAAGCGGCCACGGACAAGGGCGACAATTATTCCAGCGACCTGATGAGGGTGACGGTCGACTTCACCCGTAATAAAGGGGACAAACTGGTGACCGAGAAGAAGTCGATGATCCTcaaacttgaaccactcgaaGAAGGTCCCCGACGAGAAATG GTCAGGAAAATTGAAGTCTTCGACACGGAGATCTCTGCCCTAACCGACGCcgtgaaaaaaatgaatcacATGTTGGGACCTGAGGAACGTCTCTGCCCGAAAGTTTATCACGTACGAAAGGAACCACCGGTGGGTTTGATCATGGAGGATCTTTCTGTTCTTGGTTTTCGTATGGTCAATCGTCAACTTGGTCTCGACATCGATCACGCGTTAATGGCTCTTAGAGGAATAGCTAGGTTTCATGCTGCGTCGGTCGCTTTGTGCGATAAG GAACCGAAATACAAAGAGCAGTATAGAAAAGGATTGTTCAGTAGGGAGTGTCCAATGGAGATGCAAATGTTCATAGGTGCCATTTTCACAGCGATGGCGGATGAAGTGGAAAAATGGCCAGAATTTGGAAAACC CTATGCGGATAAACTTAGGGCGTTTGCACCTAATTTATATCGAAAAGGCGGCGAAGTTACAGCGCGTAAGGACAACGAGTTCAACGTGATCAATCATGGGGATTGTTGGGTGAACAATATGTTGTTCCGGTATGATGACAATGGAAAACCCATTCAGCATATTTTC GTAGACTTTCAGCAATGTTTAAACAGTTCACCTGCGCTTGATCTGCATTACTTTATGGCTACCAGCTTAAGCGAAGAAGTCTATGAACATAAAAGAGGCTTGTTGCTCGATGAGTACTTGAAAACGTTGACAAGTGTCATGAAGAGACTTGGTTGTAAGACATCACCGCCCACCATGGACGAATTGCAGAGAACTCTGAAAGAACGACAGATGTTCGAATTGATAGCTTCGGCCCTTGTCTTGCCAATAACACTGTTAGAGAAGGATAAAGTAATGGATGTCAATGAGCTACTGCAAGCGGATTGCAAAGATAACCCTGGTCACAAGTCAGATGCCTTCCGGAATGTGATGAGCAAAAGATTGCCAAGATACATGGAAATGGGCTTATTGGACCCGTGA
- the LOC123988487 gene encoding uncharacterized protein LOC123988487, whose translation MNEMLGPEERLCAKVYHVRMEQPVCLIMEDLSVLGFRMADRHLGLDIDHALMALRAIARFHAASVALCEKEPKYNEQYRKGYFNRGCQKELQMFITAIFKAMADEVEKMPEFGKPYADKLRAFAPNLYRKGGEVTARKDNEFNVINHGDCWVNNMLFRYDDNGNPIQQIFVDFQQCINSSPALDLHYFLATSISEDIYEHRRSLLLEEYLKTLTSVMKKLGCKTSPPTIDELQRILKERQMFELIATTLVLPITLLDKEMAVDINEILQAGSKDIPAHISEAYRNVMRKRFPRYMEMGLFDP comes from the exons atgaatgaaatgtTGGGACCTGAGGAACGTCTCTGCGCGAAAGTTTATCACGTACGAATGGAACAACCGGTGTGTTTGATCATGGAGGATCTTTCTGTTCTCGGTTTTCGTATGGCCGATCGCCACCTTGGTCTCGACATCGATCACGCGTTAATGGCTCTTAGAGCAATAGCTAGGTTTCATGCTGCGTCGGTCGCTTTGTGCGAAAAG GAACCGAAATACAATGAGCAGTATAGAAAAGGATACTTCAATAGGGGGTGTCAAAAGGAGCTGCAAATGTTCATAACTGCCATTTTCAAAGCAATGGCGGATGAAGTGGAAAAAATGCCAGAATTTGGAAAACC CTATGCGGATAAACTTAGGGCGTTTGCACCTAATTTATATCGGAAAGGCGGCGAAGTTACAGCGCGTAAGGACAACGAGTTCAACGTGATCAATCATGGGGATTGTTGGGTGAACAACATGTTGTTCCGGTATGATGACAATGGAAATCCCATTCAGCAGATTTTC GTAGACTTTCAACAATGTATAAACAGTTCACCTGCGCTTGATCTGCATTACTTTTTGGCTACCAGCATAAGCGAAGATATCTATGAACATAGGAGAAGCTTGTTGCTCGAGGAGTACTTGAAAACGTTGACAAGTGTCATGAAGAAACTTGGTTGTAAAACATCACCGCCCACCATAGACGAATTGCAGAGAATTCTGAAAGAACGACAGATGTTCGAATTGATAGCTACGACCCTTGTCTTGCCAATAACACTGTTAGACAAGGAGATGGCAGTGGATATCAATGAGATATTGCAAGCGGGTTCCAAAGATATCCCTGCTCACATATCAGAAGCCTACCGGAATGTGATGAGGAAAAGATTTCCAAGATACATGGAAATGGGCTTATTCGACCCGTGA
- the LOC114872766 gene encoding uncharacterized protein LOC114872766: MAVEVPPWLNIDYTKRILRLAEEDNTLQVTNIFTKAATDKGDNYTSDMFRVTVEFSRNKGDNKMTEKKSMIFKLEPVEEGARRELVRKIELFDTEISVLTDTVKKMNHMLGPEERLSAKVYHIRMEPPLCLILEDLSVLGFRMADRQLGLDMDHALMAIRGLARFHAASVALCEKEPKYKERYRKGLFSMEYPEEMHTFITGTLTAMAEEVEKWPEFGKHYADKLRAFTPNSYRKGCEAIARKDNEFNVINHGDCWVNNMLFRYDDNGKPIQHIFVDFQLCLYSSPAVDLHYFAATSLSEEVYKHRRGLLLEEYLKTLTSVMKKLGCKTSPPTMDELQRTLKERETYEFISSIVILPMILLDKENVASINELMEAECKVNPGIKSKAFRKVMSRRLPKYMEMGLFEP, translated from the exons ATGGCCGTAGAAGTACCACCATGGCTGAACATCGACTACACCAAGAGGATACTGCGACTAGCAGAGGAGGACAATACCTTGCAGGTGACCAATATATTTACCAAAGCGGCCACGGACAAGGGCGACAACTATACCAGCGACATGTTCAGGGTGACGGTGGAGTTCAGCCGTAATAAAGGGGATAATAAGATGACCGAGAAGAAGTCGATGATCTTCAAACTTGAACCAGTCGAAGAAGGTGCCCGACGAGAACTG GTTAGGAAAATTGAACTCTTCGACACGGAGATCTCTGTTCTAACCGACACagtgaagaaaatgaatcacATGTTGGGACCTGAGGAACGCCTCAGCGCGAAAGTTTATCACATACGAATGGAACCACCGTTGTGTTTGATCCTAGAGGATCTTTCTGTTCTTGGTTTTCGTATGGCCGATCGTCAACTTGGTCTCGACATGGACCACGCGTTAATGGCTATTAGAGGATTGGCTAGATTTCATGCTGCATCGGTCGCTTTGTGCGAAAAG GAACCGAAATACAAGGAGCGATATAGAAAAGGATTGTTCAGTATGGAGTATCCAGAGGAGATGCACACTTTCATAACCGGCACTTTGACAGCGATGGCGGAAGAAGTGGAGAAATGGCCAGAATTTGGAAAACA CTATGCGGATAAACTTAGGGCGTTTACACCTAATTCATATCGAAAAGGCTGCGAAGCTATAGCGCGTAAGGACAACGAGTTCAACGTGATTAATCATGGGGATTGTTGGGTGAATAACATGTTGTTCCGATATGATGACAATGGAAAACCGATTCAGCATATTTTC GTAGACTTTCAGCTATGTTTATACAGTTCACCTGCGGTTGATCTACATTATTTTGCGGCTACTAGCTTAAGCGAAGAAGTCTACAAACATAGGAGAGGTTTGTTGCTCGAGGAGTACTTGAAAACGTTAACAAGTGTCATGAAGAAACTTGGTTGTAAAACATCACCGCCCACCATGGACGAATTGCAGAGGACTCTGAAAGAACGAGAGACGTACGAATTTATCTCTTCAATCGTTATCTTGCCAATGATACTGTTAGACAAGGAAAACGTAGCGTCTATCAACGAACTAATGGAAGCGGAATGCAAAGTTAACCCTGGTATCAAGTCAAAGGCCTTCCGGAAGGTGATGAGCAGAAGATTGCCAAAATACATGGAAATGGGCTTATTCGAACCGTGA
- the LOC123988486 gene encoding uncharacterized protein LOC123988486 isoform X4, with the protein MAGVVLPWLNIDYANRIMRQAEEDNTLQVTNIFTKAATDKGDNYSSDLMRVTVDFTRNKGDKLVTEKKSMILKLEPLEEGPRREMVRKIEVFDTEISALTDAVKKMNHMLGPEERLCPKVYHVRKEPPVGLIMEDLSVLGFRMVNRQLGLDIDHALMALRGIARFHAASVALCDKEPKYKEQYRKGLFSRECPMEMQMFIGAIFTAMADEVEKWPEFGKPYADKLRAFAPNLYRKGGEVTARKDNEFNVINHGDCWVNNMLFRYDDNGKPIQHIFVDFQQCLNSSPALDLHYFMATSLSEEVYEHKRGLLLDEYLKTLTSVMKRLGCKTSPPTMDELQRTLKERQMFELIASALVLPITLLEKDKVMDVNELLQADCKDNPGHKSDAFRNVMSKRLPRYMEMGLLDP; encoded by the exons ATGGCGGGAGTAGTACTACCATGGCTGAACATCGACTACGCCAACAGGATAATGCGACAAGCAGAGGAGGACAATACCTTGCAGGTGACCAATATATTTACCAAAGCGGCCACGGACAAGGGCGACAATTATTCCAGCGACCTGATGAGGGTGACGGTCGACTTCACCCGTAATAAAGGGGACAAACTGGTGACCGAGAAGAAGTCGATGATCCTcaaacttgaaccactcgaaGAAGGTCCCCGACGAGAAATG GTCAGGAAAATTGAAGTCTTCGACACGGAGATCTCTGCCCTAACCGACGCcgtgaaaaaaatgaatcacATGTTGGGACCTGAGGAACGTCTCTGCCCGAAAGTTTATCACGTACGAAAGGAACCACCGGTGGGTTTGATCATGGAGGATCTTTCTGTTCTTGGTTTTCGTATGGTCAATCGTCAACTTGGTCTCGACATCGATCACGCGTTAATGGCTCTTAGAGGAATAGCTAGGTTTCATGCTGCGTCGGTCGCTTTGTGCGATAAG GAACCGAAATACAAAGAGCAGTATAGAAAAGGATTGTTCAGTAGGGAGTGTCCAATGGAGATGCAAATGTTCATAGGTGCCATTTTCACAGCGATGGCGGATGAAGTGGAAAAATGGCCAGAATTTGGAAAACC CTATGCGGATAAACTTAGGGCGTTTGCACCTAATTTATATCGAAAAGGCGGCGAAGTTACAGCGCGTAAGGACAACGAGTTCAACGTGATCAATCATGGGGATTGTTGGGTGAACAATATGTTGTTCCGGTATGATGACAATGGAAAACCCATTCAGCATATTTTC GTAGACTTTCAGCAATGTTTAAACAGTTCACCTGCGCTTGATCTGCATTACTTTATGGCTACCAGCTTAAGCGAAGAAGTCTATGAACATAAAAGAGGCTTGTTGCTCGATGAGTACTTGAAAACGTTGACAAGTGTCATGAAGAGACTTGGTTGTAAGACATCACCGCCCACCATGGACGAATTGCAGAGAACTCTGAAAGAACGACAGATGTTCGAATTGATAGCTTCGGCCCTTGTCTTGCCAATAACACTGTTAGAGAAGGATAAAGTAATGGATGTCAATGAGCTACTGCAAGCGGATTGCAAAGATAACCCTGGTCACAAGTCAGATGCCTTCCGGAATGTGATGAGCAAAAGATTGCCAAGATACATGGAAATGGGCTTATTGGACCCGTGA
- the LOC123988486 gene encoding uncharacterized protein LOC123988486 isoform X3 has translation MCREMAGVVLPWLNIDYANRIMRQAEEDNTLQVTNIFTKAATDKGDNYSSDLMRVTVDFTRNKGDKLVTEKKSMILKLEPLEEGPRREMVRKIEVFDTEISALTDAVKKMNHMLGPEERLCPKVYHVRKEPPVGLIMEDLSVLGFRMVNRQLGLDIDHALMALRGIARFHAASVALCDKEPKYKEQYRKGLFSRECPMEMQMFIGAIFTAMADEVEKWPEFGKPYADKLRAFAPNLYRKGGEVTARKDNEFNVINHGDCWVNNMLFRYDDNGKPIQHIFVDFQQCLNSSPALDLHYFMATSLSEEVYEHKRGLLLDEYLKTLTSVMKRLGCKTSPPTMDELQRTLKERQMFELIASALVLPITLLEKDKVMDVNELLQADCKDNPGHKSDAFRNVMSKRLPRYMEMGLLDP, from the exons ATGTGTAGAG AAATGGCGGGAGTAGTACTACCATGGCTGAACATCGACTACGCCAACAGGATAATGCGACAAGCAGAGGAGGACAATACCTTGCAGGTGACCAATATATTTACCAAAGCGGCCACGGACAAGGGCGACAATTATTCCAGCGACCTGATGAGGGTGACGGTCGACTTCACCCGTAATAAAGGGGACAAACTGGTGACCGAGAAGAAGTCGATGATCCTcaaacttgaaccactcgaaGAAGGTCCCCGACGAGAAATG GTCAGGAAAATTGAAGTCTTCGACACGGAGATCTCTGCCCTAACCGACGCcgtgaaaaaaatgaatcacATGTTGGGACCTGAGGAACGTCTCTGCCCGAAAGTTTATCACGTACGAAAGGAACCACCGGTGGGTTTGATCATGGAGGATCTTTCTGTTCTTGGTTTTCGTATGGTCAATCGTCAACTTGGTCTCGACATCGATCACGCGTTAATGGCTCTTAGAGGAATAGCTAGGTTTCATGCTGCGTCGGTCGCTTTGTGCGATAAG GAACCGAAATACAAAGAGCAGTATAGAAAAGGATTGTTCAGTAGGGAGTGTCCAATGGAGATGCAAATGTTCATAGGTGCCATTTTCACAGCGATGGCGGATGAAGTGGAAAAATGGCCAGAATTTGGAAAACC CTATGCGGATAAACTTAGGGCGTTTGCACCTAATTTATATCGAAAAGGCGGCGAAGTTACAGCGCGTAAGGACAACGAGTTCAACGTGATCAATCATGGGGATTGTTGGGTGAACAATATGTTGTTCCGGTATGATGACAATGGAAAACCCATTCAGCATATTTTC GTAGACTTTCAGCAATGTTTAAACAGTTCACCTGCGCTTGATCTGCATTACTTTATGGCTACCAGCTTAAGCGAAGAAGTCTATGAACATAAAAGAGGCTTGTTGCTCGATGAGTACTTGAAAACGTTGACAAGTGTCATGAAGAGACTTGGTTGTAAGACATCACCGCCCACCATGGACGAATTGCAGAGAACTCTGAAAGAACGACAGATGTTCGAATTGATAGCTTCGGCCCTTGTCTTGCCAATAACACTGTTAGAGAAGGATAAAGTAATGGATGTCAATGAGCTACTGCAAGCGGATTGCAAAGATAACCCTGGTCACAAGTCAGATGCCTTCCGGAATGTGATGAGCAAAAGATTGCCAAGATACATGGAAATGGGCTTATTGGACCCGTGA